AACTTTTCTTCTTCAAGAGTTGATGAATTTGGCAAACTTTATTATTTAGTAAGTAGTGAAGTTTTAAAGCTTACAAAAGAGATTGAATCACAAGCTACAAAATCTCAAATACTAAGTTTAAGCTTTTTATTTGTCTCTTTTGTAACATTAATCAGTCTTTTATTTGTATTAAAAGTTATTGTTTCAAACCAACAACAAAGTTTTAATAAATTAAAAAAACAACAAAATATCTATAAAGTTTTAAATAAAATAAATAAAGTTATCTTAAAAATGCCTACGAGAAAAAAACTTTACAATAAACTACTTGGCACTATTGTAAATGACCAAAATATATCTTTAGGACTTATTTATAAAGTTAAAAAATCTCAAAGAAAAATTATGCTTATTAAAGGTGAAAATCCTGATAATATTTTTTTTAAAGAAGAAGAACCAAGTAGTTCAATCTTTAAAAAGGCAATAATTTCTAAGAAAAACATAATAAAAACTTCAAATATAGAAAAAGTAAGTGATATAAAAGAAGATTTTTTTAAAACAAGAAACTTCTCTTCAATTGCTGTATTTCCAATAAGAAAATTTGAGAAAGTTACTGCTCTTATGGTTTTGTATTCAAAAAACAAAAACTTTTTTGATAATGAAATAGAAATTTTATTTAATAAAATGATTATCGATATGGAGTATGCTTTAGAAAAGATTGATTATGAAAAAACAAAAGCAAAACAAGAGGAGCAATTAACAATCGCATCATATGCTTTTGAATCAAATGAACCTATGATTATTACAAATAGCGAAGCAAAAATTATAAATGTAAACCAAGCATTTTGTAATGTTATGGGATATGAAAAGGGTGATATTCTAGGTAAAAATCCAAATATATTTCGTTCTGATGAGCATTCAAGTGAATTTTATAAACAAATGTGGAATTCAATACTAAAAAAGGGAACTTGGTCAGGAGAAATTTATAATAAAAAGAAAAATGGTGAAAAAATACCTTTAAAAGCTACAATTACTGCTATTAAAGAAAAAGATGGAAGTGTGAAACACTATTTATCTCAATATAATGATATAAGTGAACAAAAACTAAAACAACAATATTTGGAGTATCAAGCAACACATGATAGTTTAACTGCTTTGCCAAATAGAATGCTTTTATTTGATAGAATTGAACACTCTATTAATAAAGTTTCAAGATATAAAAATTATGGTGCATTGATATTTATCGATCTTGATAATTTTAAAACTATAAATGATACTTTAGGTCATGAAACAGGTGATGTTTTGTTAAAAGAAGTCTCAAAAAAACTGCAAGAAACAGTTAGAAAAGAAGATACTCTTGCTAGAATTGGGGGAGATGAGTTTATTGTTTTAGCAGATTTTATTGGAAGTGATAAAGCTAGTGCAAGAAACAATATTCAAATTTTAGCTTCTAAAATCAAAGGTTCATTAAATGATATAAAAATAATAAATGGATATGAAAATATTTCAACACCTAGTATTGGAATAACTTTATTTCATGATAGTACATTTAGCGTACAAGAACTAATCAAACAAGCAGATACAGCTATGTATATGTCAAAGCGTTTAGGAAAAAACAGAATCTCTTTTTTCGAATAAAATAATCTTAAATATATATTAATAAAAAATAATAATTTTATAAATTAAGAAAAAATCACTTTTAAGTCCTTTTAAATAGTTAATATCTAATGAAAAAATCTTGAATAAAAGGATAACAAATGGGGAAGTATAGTTTAAAAACAAAATTATTAACTTTGATTTTTATTAGTGTTGGAATCTCTTTTGGAATATTAGGGTTCCAAAATGCAATTAATTCTTATGAATCTAAGTCTGCTTTAGTTAAAAATAAAGAGATGAACAATTCAAAAAATATTGCAGAGTATTTAGATGTATATTTCAACTCTAAAATTACAGTAGTTAATACAATCGCAAAGAATTTAGAAAAAGAAGAGATGAGTGTTCATAATCAAAATATATTTAAAACACTAGAACTTGGAAACAGTGCAGGGGAGTTTGGTCTGTTCTTTCTTGGATTTGCTGATAATGGTAATGAAGTTGAATCAGGTGGAAAAACTTTAACTTTAGAAAAAGATAATTTTGATGCTAGAAAAAGACCTTGGTTCAAACAAGCAGTGAAGAAACAAGCACTTGGAGTTACGAAACCTTATTGGGGAAAAACTTTAAATACTTATGTAGTAACTTTATATAAACCAATTTATAAAAACAGTAAGTTAGTTGCAGTTTTAGGAGCAGATATTGCTTTGGATGTATTAATAAATAAACTAGCTTCATCTGATATTACTGAGGGTGGATATGCATATGTTGTAGATAGTAACGATGGAGAGATTTTAATTCATAAAGATAAAAAATCAATGGGAAAAACTAGTAAGTTTTTTAATGGAATGAAAACAAATAAAGAGGGATATCTTGTGGATGAAGAAGATGGGATTGAACAACATATTTTCTTTCATAAAATAAAAACTTTAAATTGGGATATTCTTATTAAGGTTCCAGAAGAGCATATCTTTGGACAAATTAAAAAAGATATTCAAAAAACAGTGATTTTATTTATTGTTTTATTATCTGTGATTTTATTTATTTTATATCTATTTTTGAATAAAGCTTTAAGTCCTTTAGGAAAATTTGAAGATGGTCTTTATTCATTTTTTAGCTACTTAAAAGGTGAAAAGAAAACTATTGAAAAGTTAAATATAAACTCAAATGATGAGTTTGGAAAAATGGGTAAAATAGTTGATGAACAAATGCAAATTATTGAAACTTCTCATAAACAAGAAGAACTTCTTATTCAAGAAGTAAAACAAATTGTTAGAAGTATAAAAGATGGTGACTTGTCGTGCGAGGTTACAAAAGAAACTTCAAATTCATCATTAAATGAACTAAAAGATATTTTAAATGAGATGATTAAATCTATTAGAATGGATGTAAATGATGATATTGTTCAAATTAAAACAGTGTTAGAATCATATTCACAACTTGACTTTACAAATGAAATAAAAAATCCAACAGGAAATATTGCTATAAAAATCAATCAACTTTGTGAAATTATAACAAAAATGCTTCAAACAAATAAGCTTAATGGTGAGCTTTTAAATGAAAAATCTCAACTTCTATTAGAGAATGTAAACCAGTTAAATATCTCTACAAATGAAACTGCTGTATCTTTAGAAGAGAGTGCTTCTGCATTAGAAGAAGTTACAAATACTGTAAAAGCCAATACTCAAGATATTAGAACTATGACTAATTATTCAAATGAATTAAGTCAAGCTATAAATGAGGGTGAAAAACTTGCAAGTTCAACTGCTAAAGCTATGGATGATATAAATGAAGAAACAAAACTTATTGTTGAAGCAATCACTGTTATTGATCAAATCGCTTTTCAAACAAATATCTTAAGTTTAAACGCAGCAGTAGAAGCAGCAACAGCTGGTGAAGCTGGAAAAGGCTTTGCAGTTGTTGCAGCTGAAGTGAGAAACTTAGCAAATAGAAGTGCTCAAGCTGCAAGTGAAATAAAAACTTTAGTTGAAAAAGCGACTTCAAAAACACACAATGGAAAAGTTATTGCTGATACTATGATAACAGGCTATAGTAAATTAAGTCAAAATGTAGAAAAGACTACACATATTATTAGTAATATTTCAACAGCTTCAAATGAGCAAAAAATTAGTATTGAGCAAGTAAATGAAATGGTTACTAAAATTGATGCTCAAACTCAAGAAAACTCAAGAGTTGCAGGAAATACTCAAGATATTGCTAAA
The window above is part of the Malaciobacter marinus genome. Proteins encoded here:
- a CDS encoding methyl-accepting chemotaxis protein, which gives rise to MGKYSLKTKLLTLIFISVGISFGILGFQNAINSYESKSALVKNKEMNNSKNIAEYLDVYFNSKITVVNTIAKNLEKEEMSVHNQNIFKTLELGNSAGEFGLFFLGFADNGNEVESGGKTLTLEKDNFDARKRPWFKQAVKKQALGVTKPYWGKTLNTYVVTLYKPIYKNSKLVAVLGADIALDVLINKLASSDITEGGYAYVVDSNDGEILIHKDKKSMGKTSKFFNGMKTNKEGYLVDEEDGIEQHIFFHKIKTLNWDILIKVPEEHIFGQIKKDIQKTVILFIVLLSVILFILYLFLNKALSPLGKFEDGLYSFFSYLKGEKKTIEKLNINSNDEFGKMGKIVDEQMQIIETSHKQEELLIQEVKQIVRSIKDGDLSCEVTKETSNSSLNELKDILNEMIKSIRMDVNDDIVQIKTVLESYSQLDFTNEIKNPTGNIAIKINQLCEIITKMLQTNKLNGELLNEKSQLLLENVNQLNISTNETAVSLEESASALEEVTNTVKANTQDIRTMTNYSNELSQAINEGEKLASSTAKAMDDINEETKLIVEAITVIDQIAFQTNILSLNAAVEAATAGEAGKGFAVVAAEVRNLANRSAQAASEIKTLVEKATSKTHNGKVIADTMITGYSKLSQNVEKTTHIISNISTASNEQKISIEQVNEMVTKIDAQTQENSRVAGNTQDIAKSSSNIASEILKSASDKKFKED
- a CDS encoding diguanylate cyclase domain-containing protein; the protein is MLKNTLFVKLLLIFTLPAIGILYFSTILVLDKIDTLSQVDNIQNDVKYIFATEKVIDSIQKERGYTAIYLNTKKYKDKLLKQRTLTNRVYQEFLTTISNIEKETPNSNYSVNKVQNIFHDFIKIRKSVDEDEIDSNKIIKFYTKINNLLLSTIYSIKPIKFVTNFNTKFAYIVNLLTTKEAAAVERIMTSLYIINKKISDENYQKLIQTYTIQNINIEEFLLSAQKNEIDAYSNNIKFAYEKRLNYLRKNLKEIVHSNRLALDEWWNFSSSRVDEFGKLYYLVSSEVLKLTKEIESQATKSQILSLSFLFVSFVTLISLLFVLKVIVSNQQQSFNKLKKQQNIYKVLNKINKVILKMPTRKKLYNKLLGTIVNDQNISLGLIYKVKKSQRKIMLIKGENPDNIFFKEEEPSSSIFKKAIISKKNIIKTSNIEKVSDIKEDFFKTRNFSSIAVFPIRKFEKVTALMVLYSKNKNFFDNEIEILFNKMIIDMEYALEKIDYEKTKAKQEEQLTIASYAFESNEPMIITNSEAKIINVNQAFCNVMGYEKGDILGKNPNIFRSDEHSSEFYKQMWNSILKKGTWSGEIYNKKKNGEKIPLKATITAIKEKDGSVKHYLSQYNDISEQKLKQQYLEYQATHDSLTALPNRMLLFDRIEHSINKVSRYKNYGALIFIDLDNFKTINDTLGHETGDVLLKEVSKKLQETVRKEDTLARIGGDEFIVLADFIGSDKASARNNIQILASKIKGSLNDIKIINGYENISTPSIGITLFHDSTFSVQELIKQADTAMYMSKRLGKNRISFFE